One window of the Bacteroidota bacterium genome contains the following:
- a CDS encoding NRDE family protein, producing the protein MCLLLFAVDPRPDVRLVVAANRDEFWARPAAQMTWWADAPNVLAGRDLEAGGTWMGTTHDGRWAALTNVRDPQAPRRAERSRGHLVADFLRGSTSATETAASVHAARDRYDGFNLVLADAGAVCVVSTRSDQPTELGPGVYGLSNDRLDVPWPKVERGRAAFRAATEAGADLDMLLDLLDDRHQPPDAALPDTDIGMEWERRLAPMRIVTSDYGTRVSTALVIGRDGRLEAAERTWAPDGTEAGVVRLRVEL; encoded by the coding sequence GTGTGCCTGCTGCTGTTCGCCGTCGACCCGAGGCCGGACGTCCGCCTCGTGGTGGCGGCCAACCGCGACGAGTTTTGGGCCCGGCCGGCGGCCCAGATGACGTGGTGGGCCGACGCCCCGAATGTCCTCGCCGGTCGTGACCTGGAGGCCGGGGGCACGTGGATGGGCACGACGCACGACGGCCGCTGGGCCGCCCTCACGAATGTCCGCGACCCGCAGGCCCCGAGGCGGGCGGAGCGTTCGCGCGGCCACCTCGTAGCAGATTTCCTGCGCGGATCCACCTCGGCGACCGAAACCGCCGCCTCGGTGCACGCCGCGCGCGACCGCTACGACGGCTTCAACCTCGTCCTCGCCGACGCCGGGGCGGTCTGCGTCGTCTCGACGCGGAGCGACCAGCCGACCGAACTGGGTCCGGGCGTGTACGGCCTCTCGAACGACCGCCTCGACGTGCCCTGGCCGAAGGTCGAGCGCGGCCGAGCCGCCTTTCGCGCCGCCACCGAGGCGGGCGCGGACCTCGACATGCTGCTCGACCTCCTCGACGACCGCCACCAGCCGCCGGACGCGGCGCTGCCGGACACAGACATCGGGATGGAGTGGGAACGCCGCCTCGCGCCGATGCGCATCGTGACGTCAGACTACGGGACGCGCGTGAGCACCGCCCTCGTCATCGGCCGCGACGGCCGCCTCGAGGCGGCAGAGCGGACGTGGGCGCCCGACGGCACCGAGGCGGGGGTGGTACGCCTCAGGGTTGAACTGTAG